In a genomic window of Sarcophilus harrisii chromosome 4, mSarHar1.11, whole genome shotgun sequence:
- the ZNF292 gene encoding zinc finger protein 292: MADEEADQESLSRGGGGCAAELQRLGERLQELERQLRESCGTAVEAATEYCQQLCQTLLEYAEKWKASEDPLPLLEVYTVAIQSYAKARPYLTSECENVALVLERLALSCVELLLCLPFELSDNQWKEFQALVQVAHQKLMENGSCELHFLATLAQETGVWKNPVLHAILSQESLDKEKVNEFLAFEGPILLDMRIKHLIKTNQLTQATALAKLCSDHPELGIKGSFKQTYLVCLSTASPNDKLIEEISAVDCKDALEMICNLESDGDEKSALVLCTAFLSRQLQQGDMYCAWELTLFWSKLQQRVEPSVQVYLERCRQLSLLTKTVYHIFFLIKVINSETEGAGLATCIELCVKALRLDSAENTEVKISICKTISCLLPEDLEVKRACQLSEFLLEPTVDAYYAVEMLYNQPDQKYDEENLPIPNSLRCELLLVLKTQWPFDPEFWDWKTLKRQCLALMGEEASIVSSIDELNDSEVYEKVEDYQGERKETSMNGLSGCFDEATSLLKGIHDEKEKKKEIKKLRERGFISARFRNWQAYMQYCVLCDKEFLGHRIVRHAQKHYKDGVYSCPICAKNFNSKETFVPHVTLHVKQSSKERLAAMKPLRRLGRPPKVPATNQNQKTVTITKQEQRPIKKNSLYSADFILFNDNDGSDDENDDKDKSYEPDAIPIQKPIPVNEFTCPVAFCKKGFKYFKNLIAHVKAHKDNEEAKRFLEMQSKKVICQYCRRHFVSVTHLNDHLQMHCGSKPYICIQIKCKAGFNSYAELLTHRKEHQVFRAKCMFPKCGRIFSEAYLLYDHEAQHYNTYTCKFTTCGKVYRSQTELEKHLDDHNTEKVLPSESQNNTADESVQLSKVNENTDENIKNEKSVLPLENNTSNNLAIDGNRAWDQNKTESIVTEQAKISTTELGQAETLLSDGSENPTIPFLSTNEATTLTHSIKVSLSPGLQDNTVKQEKLAATGCMMNVNKSVGTQLCTNVKDACNDSCLPGLQEKKESNNCLSQGQHVQNISTTSDTLKIGDLAPQNLERQVNNLMSFTLQNQAVFQNNLPISKLEFEGNAKTTSNLYNLPLKTLEGITFVPQQPNLSSPLVTPPVPPPGPPPVPPPGPPPVPPPVPPSVPPPIPQPVPPPVPVQKFCCQVEGCTRSYNSSQSIGKHMKTAHPDQYAAFKMQRKSKGRQRSSNVNMPNDGKCVYFLPSQVNSSSNAVFTPQNKTSVKPACSTQLPHVSTPLFPTHLENLSNPMLPSMESVMNANMPSLVKSEPGVVLCSPMENLSNAALPSQLEDIAKTVLPLNIDSGSDPFLPLPAESSSISLFPSPADNGTNSVFSQLENNTNHFSQIEGNTNSAYIKEENAQNRVFPSEVNTTNSFNATVTPQHPAPEKNKKDRGRGPNGKERKPKHNKRAKWPAIIRDGKFICSRCYRVFTNPRSLGGHLSKRSYCKPLEGSEISQEALQSNSQQPSLLANMILSTNAINVQQPQQPTFNSETCFKDPSFLQLLTSENRSSTFLQNTFPRSGVANFNATVNEEGSEIIKQALETAGITSTFENSEILSHMVPATCVTDTTQVNAAVIPNPDVSPLLQTVCHPNTLLTDQNRTLSTKTPSIDDCNNLPVFPPDELLLKTVENGLCSGSFPSSVGSSQNFTTNTSRASVISSPQNARASHLNKKGNCASKRKRKAAPPLLENSPQNLVTNDLTAMGLLAKSIEENAQMPTDNLQPQALVENLTQKLNNVDNQLFMASIKENFKTNLENHAALTPLTIKTENGDSQMMAMNSCTASVNSDLQISEDSVIQNFEKTLEIIKTAMSSQILEVKSEIQDVIGASQNSQITYSTQIPSSVNVMQNSKMPDMSQFSLHRDVTTTNDNSPKPEMPLKDDFQVLEILEGLQKLKLENDISIPLSDKVPPCLPVNTTAALTSTPVKAISNTVVIQQTSEMGNNIQFSDKVNKPFVCQDPGCSYSAMTKDALFKHYGKIHHYTAEMVMEIKKHQLKYAPFKCVVTTCPKTFTRNSNLRAHCQLVHHFTTEEMVKLKIKRPYGKKSQNENVAAAPQVVEIKKQTTLTVENKNEVQPPIEVETQKEIAINNVAVTAEAPLIEKKIPEKTEISLPTSSAAPEQCDSHSCNNIQTKGRKNRRHKKEKEEIKRKKPETQSPEVPTRYSPYRPYRCVHQGCFAAFTIQQNLILHYQAVHKSDLPVFPVEIEEESEACKESEETETKHTVKEFRCQVSDCSRIFQEITSLIQHYMKLHEMTAEEIASMPSSVDCGRFPCDQSHCKSSFTTCLNYVLHLEMDHGIKFRPKKMEDDGIYKCDCEGCDRIYATRSNLLRHIFNKHNDKHKAHLIRPRRLTPGQENISSKANQEKSRPKHRGVKHNRSGKEGSKSKSKRKKNVISENKNSKTEQVEENKPYSLKRGKHVYSIKSRNDALSECTSRFVTQYPCMIKGCTSVVTSENNIIRHYKCHKLSKSFTSQHRDLLIVFKQCCPSQVKDTSSEQEVDKKSDTKESDACISESSNDSSTTTVPQSEVEKDEMDELTELFITKLINEDSTTVENQEDNSASCINNDIQENTTCQSEKQQSNNLKRANKEKTVSQNKKKKIEKSEEILAVDLSSMHKEEETAVAIQTTEEQPTTFDWSSFKPMGFEVSFLKFLEESAVKQKKNADKDHQNHNGAKKGGSHSNTKKSTDKTSLASGDHIWTCSESETFVQFANPSQLQCSENVKIVLDKTLKDCTELVLKQLQEMKPTVTLKKLEVHSKDTDVSVTKEISRGNDNGELQ; the protein is encoded by the exons GTAGCTCATCAAAAGCTGATGGAGAATGGAAGCTGTGAATTGCATTTTTTAGCTACTCTTGCCCAAGAGACTGGTGTGTGGAAAAATCCAGTATTGCATGCGATTCTTTCCCAAGAATCATTGGAtaaggaaaaag TGAATGAATTTTTAGCCTTTGAGGGTCCCATCTTGTTGGATATGAGAATTAAACATCTAATCAAAACAAATCAGTTAACCCAAGCCACTGCCTTAGCAAAGCTGTGTTCTGACCATCCAGAGCTTGGTATAAAGGGCAGTTTTAAGCAAACCTACCTTGTCTGTCTCAGTACAGCATCACCAAATGACAAGTTAATTGAAGAG atCTCAGCAGTTGATTGCAAAGATGCTCTAGAAATGATATGTAACTTAGAATCTGATGGAGATGAAAAAAGTGCTCTCGTTTTATGTACTGCATTTTTATCCCGCCAGTTACAACAAGGAGATATGTATTGTGCCTG gGAACTGACTCTTTTTTGGAGTAAATTACAACAAAGAGTAGAACCATCTGTGCAAGTGTATCTAGAGAGGTGTCGTCAACTTTCTTTGTTAACCAAGACTGTCTATCACATTTTCTTCCTGATTAAAGTTATTAATTCAGAG ACTGAAGGTGCTGGACTTGCTACCTGCATTGAACTCTGTGTGAAAGCTCTTCGATTGGATTCTGCTGAAAACACTGAAGTAAAAATATCTATTTGCAAAACCATTTCGTGCTTGTTGCCTGAAGATCTGGAGGTCAAGCGTGCTTGTCAGTTGAGTGAATTTCTTCTAGAACCTACAGTGGATGCATACTATGCTGTTGAAATGTTGTATAACCAGCCTGACCAGAAATATGATGAAGAGAATCTTCCAATACCAAATTCACTGCGCTGTGAACTCTTACTCGTGTTAAAAACACAGTggccctttgatccagagttttGGGACTGGAAAACTTTAAAACGACAGTGTCTTGCTTTAATGGGAGAGGAGGCATCTATTGTCTCTTCAATAGATGAACTAAATGACAGTGAAGTGTATGAAAAAGTAGAAGACTaccaaggagagaggaaagaaacttCCATGAATGGACTTTCTGGCTGTTTTGATGAAGCTACAAGCCTTCTTAAAGGCatacatgatgaaaaagaaaagaagaaggaaattaaaaaattaagagaaagaggATTTATATCAGCTAGGTTTAGAAATTGGCAAGCCTATATGCAGTATTGTGTTCTATGTGACAAAGAGTTTCTTGGTCATAGAATAGTAAGACATGCACAGAAGCATTATAAAGATGGGGTTTACAGTTGCCCTATCTGTGCAAAAAACTTTAATTCTAAAGAAACTTTTGTTCCTCATGTGACTTTGCATGTCAAACAGTCTAGTAAAGAGAGACTGGCTGCTATGAAACCATTGAGGAGATTAGGAAGACCACCTAAAGTACCAGCCACCAACCAGAATCAAAAGACTGTTACTATAACCAAACAAGAGCAGCGACCCATAAAGAAGAACAGCCTTTATTCTGCTGATTTCATTCTGTTCAATGACAATGATGGctcagatgatgaaaatgatgacaAAGATAAATCTTATGAACCTGATGCGATTCCCATTCAAAAGCCAATACCTGTCAATGAATTCACTTGCCCTGTAGCTTTCTGTAAGAAGGGTTTTAAATACTTCAAAAATTTAATTGCTCATGTCAAGGCTCACAAAGATAATGAAGAAGCTAAACGTTTCCttgaaatgcaaagtaaaaaagTTATTTGCCAGTATTGTCGGAGGCATTTTGTGAGTGTTACTCACCTCAATGATCATTTACAAATGCACTGTGGCAGTAAaccttatatatgtatacaaataaaatgtaaGGCAGGTTTTAACAGTTATGCAGAGCTTTTGACACACAGAAAAGAGCACCAAGTCTTTAGAGCAAAATGTATGTTTCCTAAGTGTGGCAGAATATTTTCAGAAGCTTATCTACTTTATGATCATGAAGCACAGCACTATAATACCTATACCTGCAAATTCACAACTTGTGGGAAAGTTTATCGTTCTCAGACTGAGCTAGAAAAGCATTTGGATGATCATAATACTGAAAAAGTTCTGCCTTCTGAAAGCCAAAACAATACAGCTGATGAGTCAGTTCAGCTTTCAAAAGTGAATGAAAACacagatgaaaatataaaaaatgagaaatctgTGCTTCCTTTAGAAAATAACACTAGTAACAACTTAGCAATAGATGGAAACAGGGCTTGGGATCAGAACAAAACCGAATCAATTGTGACTGAGCAAGCCAAAATTTCTACCACTGAGCTTGGGCAGGCTGAAACACTGCTGTCTGATGGTTCAGAAAACCCCACCATCCCTTTTCTTTCAACAAATGAAGCAACTACATTAACCCACAGCATTAAAGTATCCCTCAGCCCAGGACTCCAGGATAATACTGTGAAGCAAGAAAAGTTGGCTGCGACAGGCTGTATGATGAACGTTAATAAATCTGTGGGTACACAATTATGTACAAATGTTAAAGATGCTTGTAATGATTCTTGTCTTCCAGGTTtgcaggaaaaaaaggagagtaaTAATTGCTTGAGTCAGGGTCAGCATGTTCAGAATATTTCAACAACTTCAGATACCCTTAAAATAGGTGATCTTGCACCTCAAAATTTAGAAAGACAAGTTAACAATCTTATGTCCTTTACCTTGCAAAATCAGGCAGTATTTCAAAACAATTTACCTATTTCCAAACTTGAATTTGAAGGTAATGCTAAAACTACATCTAATCTTTATAATTTACCACTTAAGACATTAGAAGGTATCACATTTGTTCCACAACAACCTAATCTGAGTAGCCCTTTAGTGACTCCACCTGTTCCTCCACCTGGTCCCCCACCTGTTCCCCCACCTGGTCCCCCACCTGTTCCTCCACCTGTTCCCCCATCTGTTCCACCACCTATTCCCCAACCTGTTCCTCCACCAGTTCCAGTTCAGAAATTCTGCTGTCAGGTTGAAGGATGTACTCGATCTTACAATTCTTCACAAAGTATTGGGAAACACATGAAAACAGCACATCCTGACCAATATGCTGCCTTTAAAATGCAGCGTAAAAGCAAAGGAAGACAGAGATCCAGCAACGTAAATATGCCAAATGATGGGAAGTGTGTATATTTTTTGCCATCACAGGTAAACAGTTCCAGCAATGCTGTTTTTACACCTCAGAACAAAACCAGTGTGAAACCTGCTTGTTCAACCCAGTTGCCACATGTTTCAACTCCTCTTTTTCCAACTCATCTAGAAAATTTATCAAACCCAATGTTGCCCTCAATGGAAAGTGTCATGAATGCAAATATGCCTTCTCTTGTTAAAAGTGAGCCAGGTGTTGTGTTATGTTCCCCAATGGAAAATTTGTCAAATGCAGCATTGCCATCACAATTGGAAGATATAGCAAAAACAGTTTTGCCATTGAATATTGACAGTGGTTCagatccttttcttcctttgcctGCAGAAAGTAGTTCaatatctctttttccttcaccAGCAGATAATGGGACTAATTCAGTCTTTTCTCAACTGGAAAACAATACAAATCACTTCTCACaaattgaaggaaatactaaTTCTGCctatataaaggaagaaaatgctcaaaatAGAGTTTTTCCTTCAGAAGTAAACACTACAAATAGCTTCAATGCCACTGTGACCCCTCAACATCCagcaccagaaaaaaataaaaaagaccgtGGACGGGGTCCAAAtggtaaagaaagaaaaccaaaacataaTAAAAGGGCTAAGTGGCCAGCAATAATTAGAGATGGTAAATTTATCTGTAGCAGGTGTTATAGGGTTTTTACTAATCCCAGATCTCTGGGTGGACATTTATCTAAACGGTCCTATTGTAAGCCATTGGAAGGATCAGAAATTTCTCAAGAAGCTTTGCAGAGTAACAGTCAGCAGCCCTCTCTTCTTGCCAACATGATACTCTCTACAAATGCAATAAATGTCCAACAACCACAACAACCTACCTTCAATTCAGAAACATGTTTTAAAGATCCATCATTTCTTCAGCTGCTTACATCTGAAAATAGATCATCAACatttttacaaaatacatttccTCGTTCTGGTGTGGCTAATTTTAATGCCACTGTAAATGAGGAAGGAAGTGAAATTATTAAACAAGCCTTGGAGACTGCTGGCATTACCAGTACCTTTGAGAATTCAGAGATTCTTTCACATATGGTTCCAGCAACTTGTGTCACTGATACAACTCAAGTAAATGCAGCAGTTATACCCAATCCCGATGTTTCTCCTTTATTGCAGACTGTCTGTCACCCAAATACTCTGCTAACAGACCAAAACAGGACACTAAGCACTAAAACTCCTTCTATAGATGACTGCAACAACTTACCAGTATTTCCACCAGATGAATTACTACTGAAGACGGTTGAAAATGGGTTATGCTCTGGCTCATTTCCCAGTTCTGTTGGATCTTCACAAAATTTTACCACTAATACTTCTCGGGCTTCAGTGATAAGTAGCCCCCAGAATGCAAGAGCTAGTCatttaaataaaaagggaaactgTGCTtctaagagaaagaggaaagctGCTCCACCATTACTTGAAAATAGTCCTCAAAACTTAGTAACAAATGATCTAACAGCAATGGGACTATTAGCAAAGAGCATTGAAGAAAATGCACAGATGCCAACTGATAATCTCCAGCCTCAGGCATTAGTGGAAAATCTCACACAGAAGTTAAATAACGTTGACAATCAATTGTTTATGGCCAGtatcaaagaaaacttcaaaacaaaTCTTGAGAACCATGCTGCATTAACTCCTTTaacaataaaaactgaaaatggaGATTCCCAAATGATGGCTATGAATTCGTGCACTGCCTCAGTAAATTCCGACTTGCAAATTTCTGAAGACAGTGTTATACAGAATTTTGAAAAGACTCTTGAAATTATTAAAACTGCTATGAGTTCTCAAATACTCGAAGTTAAAAGTGAAATACAAGATGTTATTGGAGCATCACAAAATTCACAGATCACTTATAGCACTCAGATCCCTTCTTCAGTAAATGTAATGCAGAATTCTAAAATGCCTGATATGTCTCAGTTTTCATTGCACAGAGATGTGACTACTACAAATGACAACTCTCCTAAGCCTGAAATGCCTCTTAAGGATGATTTTCAAGTATTAGAGATTTTGGAAGGCTTACAGAAATTAAAGTTAGAAAATGACATATCTATTCCTCTTTCTGATAAGGTTCCCCCATGTCTACCAGTAAATACAACTGCTGCTTTGACTTCCACACCTGTTAAAGCCATCTCAAATACTGTAGTCATTCAGCAAACTTCTGAAATGGGAAACAACATTCAATTTAGTGATAAAGTTAATAAACCTTTTGTATGCCAAGACCCAGGCTGTAGCTACAGTGCTATGACAAAGGATGCCTTATTTAAACACTATGGTAAAATTCATCACTATACTGCAGAGATGGTTATGGAAATAAAGAAACATCAACTCAAGTATGCTCCATTCAAATGTGTAGTAACTACCTGTCCAAAAACATTTACAAGAAATTCCAATCTCCGGGCACATTGTCAATTGGTACATCACTTCACAACAGAAGAAATggtcaaattaaaaattaaaagaccttatggaaaaaaatctcaaaatgaaaatgtagCAGCAGCCCCACAAGTTgtggaaataaaaaaacaaacaactttaacagtggaaaataaaaatgaagtacaGCCTCCCATAGAAGTtgagacacaaaaagaaattgCCATAAATAATGTGGCAGTGACTGCAGAAGCAcctcttatagaaaaaaaaattcctgaaaaaacagaaatttctCTCCCAACAAGTTCAGCTGCTCCAGAGCAGTGTGACTCACATTCTTGCAATAACATACAGACAAAAGGACGAAAAAATAGGaggcataaaaaagaaaaggaggagataaAGCGTAAGAAACCAGAAACACAGTCCCCTGAGGTGCCAACAAGATACAGTCCCTATAGACCATATAGGTGTGTGCATCAGGGTTGTTTTGCAGCTTTTACAATACAGCAAAACTTGATTCTTCATTACCAGGCTGTGCATAAATCAGATCTACCAGTATTCCCTGTGGAGATTGAAGAAGAAAGTGAAGCTTGtaaagaaagtgaagaaactgaaactaagcACACTGTGAAAGAGTTTCGATGTCAGGTGAGTGACTGCTCTCGAATTTTTCAAGAGATTACTAGTTTGATACAGCACTACATGAAACTTCATGAGATGACTGCTGAAGAAATTGCAAGTATGCCTTCCTCTGTAGATTGTGGAAGATTTCCTTGTGATCAGTCCCATTGTAAATCTTCATTTACCACATGTTTGAACTATGTTCTTCATCTTGAAATGGACCATGGAATCAAGTTCAGACCCAAAAAAATGGAGGATGATGGTATATACAAATGTGACTGTGAAGGTTGTGACCGCATTTATGCAACTAGATCTAATCTGCTGCGACACATTTTTAATAAGCATAATGACAAACATAAAGCTCACTTAATTAGGCCGAGAAGACTTACACCTGGTCAGGAAAACATATCAAGTAAAGCAAATCAGGAGAAGTCAAGACCTAAACATCGAGGAGTAAAGCATAACAGGTCTGGGAAAGAGGGAAGCAAATCTAAAAGTAAAcgaaagaaaaatgttatttcagaaaataaaaattcaaaaactgAGCAGGTTGAAGAAAATAAACCTTATTCTTTGAAACGTGGGAAGCATGTGTATTCTATAAAATCTAGGAATGACGCTTTATCAGAGTGTACAAGCAGATTTGTCACACAATATCCATGTATGATAAAAGGATGTACATCAGTTGTGACAAGTGAGAACAATATAATTAGACATTATAAATGCCACaagttatcaaaatcatttacTTCACAACACCGTGATCTTCTCATTGTCTTCAAACAGTGTTGTCCCTCCCAAGTAAAAGATACTTCTTCTGAACAAGAAGTCGATAAAAAAAGTGATACGAAAGAATCTGATGCGTGTATATCAGAGAGCAGTAATGACTCAAGTACAACAACAGTACCACAAAGTGAGGTTGAAAAAGATGAAATGGATGAACTAACTGAATTGTTTATTACGAAACTGATTAATGAAGACAGCACAACTGTAGAGAACCAAGAAGATAACTCAGCTTCATGTATAAATAATGACATTCAGGAAAATACCACCTGCCAATCTGAAAAACAACAGTCAAATAATTTAAAGAGAGCAAATAAAGAGAAAACTGtctcacaaaacaaaaagaaaaaaattgaaaaatctgAAGAAATTTTGGCAGTTGATTTAAGTAGCATgcataaagaagaagaaacagcagTTGCAATTCAGACCACAGAAGAACAGCCTACAACTTTTGACTGGAGTTCATTTAAACCAATGGGATTTGAAGTATCATTTCTCAAGTTTCTTGAGGAATCTGCagtgaagcaaaagaaaaatgctgACAAGGATCATCAAAACCATAATGGAGCTAAAAAAGGCGGCTCTCACTCAAACACAAAGAAATCCACTGACAAGACTTCTTTGGCAAGTGGTGATCACATATGGACATGTTCTGAAAGTGAGACTTTTGTCCAGTTTGCCAATCCATCACAACTTCAGTGCAgtgaaaatgtaaaaattgttttagacAAGACTCTTAAAGATTGCACTGAGCTTGTGTTAAAGCAGCTTCAGGAAATGAAACCCACTGTCACTCTGAAAAAACTTGAAGTACATTCAAAAGACACAGATGTTTCAGTCACAAAAGAAATAAGTAGGGGTAATGACAATGGAGAATTGCAGTAG